In a single window of the Delftia tsuruhatensis genome:
- a CDS encoding amino acid aminotransferase: MFHHVPPYPGDPILSLMEAFQQDPRPAKVSLSIGLYFDEAGRLPVLDCVRQAGEALDREQGPSGYLPIEGIAPYRQLVQELVFGAQHEAVRSQRIATVQTLGGSGALKLGADFIRHYFPDAGVWLSDPTWDNHLAIFQGAGLRTHGYPYYDAATGSLRFDAMLQTLRDIPSGSVVLLHASCHNPTGVDLTRDQWRQLIPVIVERGLIPFVDMAYQGFGDGLDDDAWSVRALADAGAQCFVANSFSKNFSLYGERVGGLSVVCADAATAGNVLGQLKATVRSNYSSPPTRGARLVQQVLASPALSAQWAQELAQMRGRIKDMRARLHSALQERFGGHRDFSFLLTQRGMFSYTGITEPQVHRLREEHGVYLVRSGRMCMSGLSGANVQHVADAIAQVLESPQ, encoded by the coding sequence CCCGCCCCGCCAAGGTCAGCCTGAGCATCGGCCTGTACTTCGACGAGGCCGGGCGCCTGCCCGTGCTGGACTGCGTGCGCCAGGCCGGCGAGGCGCTGGACCGCGAGCAGGGCCCCAGCGGCTACCTGCCCATCGAAGGCATCGCCCCCTACCGCCAGCTGGTGCAGGAACTGGTCTTCGGCGCACAGCACGAGGCCGTGCGCAGCCAGCGCATCGCCACCGTGCAGACCCTGGGCGGCTCGGGCGCGCTCAAGCTGGGCGCGGACTTCATCCGGCACTACTTTCCCGATGCCGGGGTCTGGCTCAGCGACCCCACCTGGGACAACCACCTGGCCATCTTCCAGGGCGCGGGCCTGCGCACCCACGGCTATCCCTACTACGACGCGGCCACCGGCAGCCTGCGCTTCGACGCCATGCTGCAGACGCTGCGCGACATCCCCTCGGGCAGCGTGGTGCTGCTGCACGCCAGCTGCCACAACCCCACGGGCGTGGACCTGACGCGCGACCAGTGGCGGCAACTGATCCCGGTGATCGTCGAGCGCGGCCTGATCCCCTTCGTGGACATGGCCTACCAGGGCTTCGGCGACGGCCTGGACGACGATGCCTGGTCCGTGCGCGCCCTGGCAGACGCGGGTGCCCAGTGCTTCGTGGCCAACTCGTTCTCCAAGAACTTCTCGCTGTACGGCGAGCGCGTGGGCGGCCTCAGCGTGGTCTGCGCCGATGCGGCCACGGCCGGCAATGTGCTGGGCCAGCTCAAGGCCACCGTGCGCAGCAACTATTCCTCGCCCCCGACGCGGGGCGCGCGCCTGGTGCAGCAGGTGCTGGCGTCGCCCGCGCTGAGCGCCCAATGGGCGCAGGAGCTGGCGCAGATGCGCGGGCGCATCAAGGACATGCGCGCCCGGTTGCACAGCGCGCTGCAGGAACGCTTTGGCGGGCACCGGGACTTCAGCTTCCTGCTGACCCAGCGCGGCATGTTCAGCTACACGGGCATCACCGAGCCCCAGGTCCACCGCCTGCGCGAAGAACACGGCGTGTACCTGGTCCGCTCCGGGCGCATGTGCATGTCGGGTCTGTCCGGCGCCAATGTGCAGCATGTGGCCGACGCCATCGCCCAGGTGCTGGAGTCGCCGCAATGA
- the kynA gene encoding tryptophan 2,3-dioxygenase, with protein sequence MSGCPVHGGLTGRIVAEEGAQLDFSQSMSYGDYLRLDAILGAQQPLSPTHDEMLFIIQHQTSELWMKLMLHELGAATAAVAADRHADAFKMLARVSRIMEQLVGAWSVLATMTPTEYTAMRPFLANSSGFQSYQYRCIEFSLGNKNAAMLQPHAHRPDLLARVDAAWRAPSLYDEALRLLARQGLAIPAGHLDRDWTRPYEASAEVQAAWAQVYRDPQSHWDLYQLGEKLADIEDAFRLWRFRHLTTVERVIGFKRGTGGTGGVSYLRKMLDVVLFPEIWSVRTKL encoded by the coding sequence ATGAGCGGCTGCCCCGTCCATGGCGGCCTGACCGGGCGCATCGTCGCCGAGGAAGGGGCGCAGCTGGATTTCAGCCAGTCCATGAGCTATGGCGACTACCTGCGGCTGGACGCCATCCTCGGCGCCCAGCAGCCCCTGTCGCCCACGCACGACGAGATGCTCTTCATCATCCAGCACCAGACCAGCGAGCTGTGGATGAAGCTCATGCTGCACGAGCTGGGCGCGGCCACGGCCGCCGTGGCGGCCGACCGCCATGCCGATGCCTTCAAGATGCTGGCCCGCGTGAGCCGCATCATGGAGCAGCTGGTCGGCGCCTGGTCCGTGCTGGCGACCATGACGCCGACCGAGTACACGGCCATGCGCCCCTTCCTCGCCAACTCCAGCGGCTTCCAGAGCTACCAGTACCGCTGCATCGAGTTCTCCCTGGGCAACAAGAACGCCGCCATGCTCCAGCCCCATGCCCACCGCCCTGACCTGCTGGCCCGGGTGGATGCCGCATGGCGCGCACCCTCGCTCTACGACGAGGCCCTGCGCCTGCTGGCACGCCAGGGCCTGGCCATTCCCGCCGGGCACCTGGACCGCGACTGGACCCGGCCCTACGAGGCCAGTGCCGAGGTGCAGGCCGCCTGGGCCCAGGTCTACCGCGACCCGCAGTCGCACTGGGACCTGTACCAGCTCGGCGAAAAGCTCGCCGACATCGAGGACGCCTTCCGCCTGTGGCGCTTTCGCCACCTGACCACGGTGGAGCGCGTCATCGGCTTCAAGCGTGGCACGGGCGGCACCGGCGGCGTCAGCTATCTGCGCAAGATGCTGGACGTGGTGTTGTTCCCCGAGATCTGGTCCGTAAGAACAAAACTGTGA
- a CDS encoding RidA family protein: protein MKQIIDVGLPPLKQPFSWAVKASGQMLFTAHGPVRPDGSIDTGPIEAQARLTFANLRNALLAAGGTLAHVTQVLIYMTDVADMTAIDAVYREFFDAPYPNRSSMGISALVVPGMKLEIVAYAMLPW, encoded by the coding sequence ATGAAACAAATCATCGACGTGGGCCTGCCCCCGCTCAAGCAGCCGTTCTCCTGGGCCGTCAAGGCCAGCGGCCAGATGCTGTTCACGGCCCATGGCCCCGTGCGGCCCGACGGCAGCATCGACACCGGCCCCATCGAGGCACAGGCCCGCCTGACCTTCGCCAACCTGCGCAATGCCCTGCTGGCGGCGGGCGGCACGCTGGCGCATGTGACCCAGGTGCTGATCTACATGACCGACGTGGCCGACATGACGGCCATCGACGCCGTCTACCGCGAGTTCTTCGATGCGCCCTACCCCAACCGGTCGAGCATGGGCATCTCGGCCCTGGTGGTGCCGGGCATGAAGCTGGAGATCGTGGCCTACGCCATGCTGCCCTGGTAA